The Triticum urartu cultivar G1812 chromosome 6, Tu2.1, whole genome shotgun sequence genome includes the window atctccaaagcaacgtcatgatcaccatcgtcactggcttgacaccttgatctccatcgtagcatcgtcgtcgtctcgccaactattgcttctacgactatcgctaccgcttagtgataaagtaaagcaattacatggcgattgcattttatacaataaagcgacaaccataaggctcctgccagttgccgacaacttttacaaaacatgatcatctcatacaacaatttatatctcatcacgtcttgaccatatcacatcacaatatgccctgtaaaaacaagttagacgtcctctactttgttgttgcaagttttatgtggctgctacgggcttctagcaagaaccgttcttacctacgcatcaaaaccacaacgattttttgtcaagtgtgatgttttaactttcaacaaggaccggacgtagtcaaactcgattcaaccaaagttggagaaacaaacaccctccagccacttgtgtgcaaagcacgtctgtagaaccagtctcatgaacgcgatcatataatgtcggtccgggccgcttcatccaacaataccgccgaatcaacgTAAGACGTTGTTGGTAAGAAGTATGAATATtgtcgcccacaactctttgtgttctactcgtgcatataacatctacgcatagacctggctcggataccactgttggggaacgcagtatttcaaaaaaattcctacgatcacgcaagatatatctaggtgatgcatagcaatgagaggggagagtgtgtccacgtaccctcatagaccgaaagaggaagtgtttaataacgcggttgatgtagtcgaacgtcttcgtgattcaaccgatccaagtaccaaacgtacggcacctccgtgttcagcacacgttcagctcgatgacgtccctcgagctcttgatccagttgaggacgagggagagtttcgtcagcacgacggtgtgttgacggtgatgatgaagttaccggcgcagggcttcgcctaagcattacAACGGTATGATGGAGGTGTGTAaccgtggaggggggcaccgcacacggctaagagaagacttggtgtacCTTTGGGGTGCTCCCCTCctacgtatataaagggggaggagaggaggtcagcccaagggggcgcgccaaggaggggagtcctacttggactcccagtccaagtaggattcgccccctccttcctttctacggagggggaaagggggaaggagaggaggagaagagggaaaggggggccgcgccctcTCCCCTTCCTATTCGGACTCCACTTGGGGGCGCGCGCCTCCCCGTTGTGGGCTGTACCCCCTTCTCTCccatggcccataaggcccatgaTTTCCCCCGAggagttccggtaacctcccggtactccaaaaaatgcccgaatcactcagaaccattccggtgtccgaatgcaaccttccaatatatgaatctttgcctcccaaccatttcgagactcctcgtcaagtctgtgatctcatccgggactccgaacaatcttcggtcatcaaaacacataactcataatacaaattgtcatcgaatgttaagcgtgcagaccctacgggttcgagaactatgtagacatgaccgagacacatctctggtcaataaccaatagtggaacctagatgctcatattggttccgacatattctacgaagatctttatcggtcaaaccgcataaaaacatacgttgttccctttgtcatcggtatgttacttgcccgagattcggtcgtcggtatcatcatacctagttcaatatcgtcaCCGGTAaatctctttactcattccgtaatgcatcatcccgtgactaattcattagtcacattgcttgcaaggctcatagtgatgtgcattaccaagagggcccaaagatacctctccgatacacggagtgacaaatcctaatctcgatctatgccaactcaacaaacaccatcggagacacctgtagagcatcttcataatcacccagttacgttgtgacgttttatagcatgcaaggtgttcctccggtattcgggagttgcataatctcatagtcaaaggaacatgtataagtcatgaagaaggcaatagcaataaaactaaacgatcaatatgctaagctaacggatgggtcttgtccatcacatcattctctaatgatgtgatcccgttcatcaaatgacaacacatgtctatggctaggaaacttaaccatctttgattaacgagctagtctctagtagaggcatactagggacactctgtttgtctatgtattcacacatgtactaagtctgcagttaatacaattctagcatgaataataaacatttatcatgatataaggaaatataaatagcaactttattattgcctctagggcatatttccttcactgctCTGCTTCAatcccttgatccaaattttcagtagcccctgCATTTTACTACCACCTAGTAAAATTTCTAGTAGTCGCGACATTTCTTCCAACACCACCTTggcccccctccacacacacacaccccaaaACCTCCGCTcgcaaacacacacacacacacacaccacccCTCCCTCACTCGAAATCTTAGTTAGGTTACCGTTGCCACCCTGCCTCCATCGTCAACATCTACCGGTTGGCCTGTGTAGgttacccaccgatctccataccctagccgccctgagtttcttagatgacccCTACCAAACGCCtcctttcccacagatccccatccccatccccatccccatcgCCCACTCCAGAGCGTCGCAACCTAAGCCTGACTACGTTTCCCGTGGAGCTTGAGGAGCGAATGGCCCAAAAGAGGTTTATCGCAGCCTCTTCACCCGACGTCGGCGAGGTGGTTGCCGAGGAAGATGACGATGATTACTGGCCGCAGGCTCTCAATCAGCGGGCTAGAGTATGCTGGATTGTTGCGGTCGCCGGCTACAACATTGAGGTCGTTGACAGTAACGGCCTGACGCGGGCTATGTCATAGCTTAAGTGGCCCACCCCAACCCCTTGGGTACAACTGCCGTCAATCTCATTGATGGCCCCACCGCTGATCTCCTTTGGCTCGTTGTCAAGAATTTGCCATCGTACATCGCCAttgagccccttttgtcatttctgaaggagaCGTTCGGCTACGCTGGCTTGGGATCCTCAGCtgccaagtcagacctcatcgacggcgaccacgaggagggcaccctcttcggctcttccaaggggaaagagtccatctgcgacatcagggagggcaccctataGCCGTCCTCTTCCAAGGGAAAGGAacccatctgcgacaacatggagcgcacCCAGAGTCCATGTTCTTCCCATgggaacgagcccatctgtgacaagtgagaaaccccatgatttgttttgccgtgcctcttcacaaggggaacccatgatttgttttgtcgagcCCCTTTTGTAATGAGAATATATCCAGTTTTAATTGTTATATTTGGTTGTttgtagtatgccttgtttatttcagttattcacaatgtgatgctctatatgtgcaactatttatTGGGCGTGTGGAGGTTAGATCCTTCTGATATACGCTactcttcatcggcggcggttgcTATTCTGGTGCGTTGGTCCAATTGGACCTTAGCACGATGACTTTCCAACTGTCTACTACAACATGTTTTGTCCGGCTCCAGCGAGGGAGGGGCGATGGCAGTGGCGCGCCTTCGGCttgcttcagtgcttgtagttgtCGCTAGGTGGCTtacggatctggatgtaatttttattatttctagtgtTCGTTACTACCATAATTGAAGATAAATAGATCGGAGTTCCCCCCAAAAATTAGAAACACATTTTACATTCATAAACTTAGTACTTCCATTATTATCTGGTATATAAGATTCAAGACATACAAAATTTCCTTACTAATAAGAAGACTAAATAAGTCTAAAATGCAAACTCTTCGAAGAGAATAAGCCGGCAGAAGCACAGACAAGGACAATAAGATTGAACACAAACCAAGCATATGCAACAGTTGCACCGATATAAATCTTCAATGCAGATCAAACATACAAGAACAACTGCTGTGCAAATGGTATGGATACCTCTAATGCTATTGTTAGCATCGTTATCTCTCGGTCACTTAGAAAAGAATCAGTTTGGTCCCTTTTCCACTATAGCATTATATTGCTGCTCCAACACAAAAATTCTTGGAAAAGAAGAAGCTATGAAGAACCGACGAGACTTGTCTGCTCTCTCTCTATGCTCCCATTCGTGCTCCCGCGTACGTGGCTTGATTTGATTGAAACAAAATAAGGCTCGGGTCCACCCTGTTAAAATTAGGGGGAAGATAATTAGATTAggaagaaaaaaggaaaaaaatagcCGTAGGATAAagtgggagcacggatgggaACATGGGAAGTGAACAGGCAAACCGTAAGAAAAACAGGGTGAATGGTTTTTCAACGACACTTCCATTTCAGTACAAAACTTGTTGCGCGGACTGTTTATCGAAATATCTGTACCCTCAAAACCGGTCCAACAGAAACATGTATATGTTGCTTACCATTTACGAACAGATTTTAGATATACTCGTAGGGCTATATGAGAGGAAATCGATGATATACACGAACGAGTTTCCAAATCTTGGCGCAGATCAGTGGTTGACAATCTGCGTACCTTCGCCCCCTGCAGGCCACAAATTCTCTTCATCGCTATCGCCTCCTTTGGTGTGTTCATACTGCCCCTCGTACTGGAGTAAGGCTCTCTTTGAACAAAGAGATTCTTGTGACAGATCGCATAGTTTCATTACTCTGAGTTCCTCCGAGTTGAAGGATATTTTCTAGAGTTTGAGACATGGGATCAAAGGCCAAAACCTTGCCCTTGGACGTGGCAAAGATCACCTTGTTTCCTTGTTTGCCAACAACTCTGACATAGCGTGGCTGTAGCAAATCTTGTTTCAGCAGATCTCTTCTTTCAGCAGCGTGCTGTAGCAAATCGATGCGAAGCTCCAGCAACCAGTCACCGTCTGCGCTGACGTTCCAGATCTCCAGCAAACTAGAATCACGTCGAAGGTCCCGTACCATACACAGCCTGCCATCAAGCTCCGTCAAGTGCGCTCCTTCCCAGTCCAAGGGTGGTGGTGACCGGACCCAGCTAAACGTCTCGTCTGCGACAGAGAAAGACAGCACCGCAGCTGCCGGCCTTGTGGCCAAATCATACTTTGGGTGGATGAGCCAGTGCAGAAACCCGTCCGCGAACACCGGCATCAGCTTGTGCCATATGCCCCCGAACAGCGCGGCGGCAGTGAACTTGCATGGCACGCCTTCAACAGAGATGGGCCTCCAGCAATCTCCCCCAAGGGTGCACACCTCGCACTTGACCCTCGTATATCTTTCCTCGGGCTGGTCGCCGGGAAACAGCCGCACAACCTTGCACTCCTTGGTCCTGGCGTCGAACCCTAGGCAGGCGGTTGTTGGCTTAACGAGCATGTCTTCGCAAGGCGGCAGCTTGGTGACTGCTCGCGTGGCGGCGTTGAGGACGTGGAAACCTCTTGACAGGGGGTGCTGCAGGAGGGTGAGGCCGCGGCACGGCATGGACGTGATGCTCGCGTCGTCGCCGCGCATGCCGTTGAAGGTGAGCAGCGgcatgccgccgccgccgtcgctggAGCGCACCTCGGTGGAGTCGGATCTCGCAGTCGGTGAGAGGAACAGCAGCTCAGCTGTCTCGGGTGCCGACCCGGCGGCCTCCTTGGCCGCGCAGAACTTCTCGGAGCATACCAGCGCCGCCCAGCGGCGGCAGACGGCGCGGAATCTGAGGATGACTTTCACGGGCAGACGGACGAGCACCTCTGTCATCAGCTCCTCCGGCAGCATCGCCCAGGCGGTCGCCATCCTCTTGTTGTTCGCCGTCACCTTCACTGCGAATCGTAACCAAACGGACAAGACGAACCCGTCGGAATATTTGGGTGTCAATTGCAAAGACCCCCACGGGCTATATAGAATATAGTACAACGTGGAGAGATGCTTGGAGTTGGCTTAAACCAATTCTCTATCTATATCTCTTTTTATTCTCCAATCTCCATGTTCAAAACTCCTCAACTCTGCGAGCAGCCAGCTTCTCGATCGTACAAACACCACTTCTTGACTATATAGTACAATACGTAGCCTGTGTGTTAGTAATCTCTTGTCCGTGTCCGATATGTATTAGTGTTAGAGTCTTACACGAGCTAGCTTTGAAAGCAATCCGTGCTAGTTGTGTAGTACttcctccgtaaactaatataaaagcgtttagaaTACTACGGAGGAAGTACGTTAGAAACCGTGGTGTGTTAGTTTGGCTGGTTCAGTCTGCTAATTACGCTAGGTTGATTAGCAGTACAACTCTAGGTGCCTTAGTAGTGCAAGTTGTAGTCACGGGTTCCAGAGCACTAGTCCGTGTAGGGAAAACTGCTCTTACATTGTTTTTTTAGGGAAAACTGCTCTTACACTCTGAACAACAGGAAAGATCAAGCACAAGAGGCTTTACAAATGTTCTGAGATTTGCAACGAGCAATGCTACATTCATGGGGCTTTACGGGCGTTTCACGGGGCTACGCTGACGTGGGTTGCGCTAATTGGGCATTAGGTGACGCGGGCCCaccctgaaaatcaggggggtgAGATTAGTGAGGGGGGGAAGGAAAGTACGTTAATTAAGTAAAAGTAGTTCGTGAGTGTAGCATTTTTGATTTGCAACAGACGCATACAAAAACATGAGTGAAACATGCACCATTACCACTGACCAAAGTTGTACTATAAACTTATTTAGAGAAAAAAAAGGATAGGCATAACAGAAGTCCCGTGCCGATTGCATGGCATACTTGTCTAGAAACTTGGAAAAAAAATCAACTGGGACATTGATAATACTTGAGCGTACAGGCAACAGAAACAGACAGCGCTTACCATCTTATTCAATATTCATTTGGTGTGGTTCAGTATCCAGATGTTCCCTTTTTCTGCTGTCAGGCACGATTCGTCTTCTGCATAACATTCCGTTGCATGTCATCGAAGCAAGTGAAGAATGTAAACCTCCATATGTTCCAGAAAAACAATGTCCCAAACCAATCCAGAAACCAAAGACAGTTCCAGCAATCACTGAGTAATACACCCACAGGGTTTCAAGTTGATGGTGGTTCAGAGACCTCATGTAATTTTTACTATGTTTGTGGTGTTTCATATTTCTATTTTCTATTTATAATAAATCTGGATCTTAAAAAAAAGTCCTTTCAATGTGATTTAAGTGCACCCATATTTTTTACGTGGTTTTTCTAAGCCCTGAATCTTTCAGTTTGAGGAAACCAATTTTCCACTAAAGCTTTGGATTTTATATGCACACCGTAGGAAAATGTAGCATTCAGATGGAAGAAGGTAGCATGTTAAGGTATGACAAACGGAAGACCGAAATAAAGTCGTCAGGTTTCGTGGACGACTGAGACATATGGAAGGTGGCATGTTGAGGTAGTAAGAAATAGATCTCGCTCGTGCCTCCCCTTGAAGATCATGGAGTGAAATTCCAGTGCCTGCTGAAGGTTCACTATCTGAAGGGACAGGCTCTAAGGCCGTTCCAGTATATACCGACTGAAACTGCTCTTCAAATCTGATCAACAGGGAAATTCTAGCACAAGAGGCTTTACAAATATTATTTGATTTACAACAGACACTTAAAAACATGAGTGAGACATGCATCATTACCACTGACCAAAGCTGTACTGCAAACTTATTCAGGAAAAGAAAGATCGGCATAACAGAAATCCCATGCCGATTACAACACTTGTCTAGAACCTTCAAACAAAATATGTCCACTAAACACATTCATAGTTCTTGAGCGTACCAGCAATACAAACATAGAAAACTATCACGACGCTTACATCTTGTTTCATATTCATTCAGTTTGGTATCATTCAACACTCGGGCAGCTTTCTGTACTCCAGATATGCGTCATCTTCTTCATAACCTTCTGTTGCATGGCATCTATGCAACTCAAGAAAGCACATCTCCAGACCTTGCAGAAAAACAATGTAGCAAACCATAACCAGAAACCAAAAACTGTTCCAGCAATCACTGAGTAGTACATCCAAATGGCTTCAAGATCTTGACGTGAAGTGATTGTCAGACTTGAACTATTTATACACGAAATGTTCAACAGAGAGCCACAAAGTCCTAGGTTATTGCTATAAATTGATGGGTCGTCCAATGTTTGGAGTTGATTGCCTGTAGGTATCTCTCCTGATAAAAGGTTGTTCGAGAGATTAAGAGAGCAGAGGAATACCAGGTTTGATATGCTAGGAGGAATAGGACCGGATAGCTTGTTCCACGAGAGGTCAAGGGATTCTAACCACTTCAGATTGCCAATGTCTTTGGGGATACCACCAGAAAGATAGTTTCTTGACATATTTAGTAACTGTATGCCTCTAAGACTTGTCAACTCTGAAGGGATTTCACCAGAGAGAGAATTGCCAGAGAGATCAATACCAGTCACAAATGCATCTCTTCCCTGAAAGGTGTACTCACGTCCCTTCCAAGTTATGTCCATGCGACCATTTTCAAAATCTTCATGGTTGGTAGTAGTATATAATATGCTACTTATTATAACCGGCTGCTTTATGGATGTCTGTCTCATCAAGGAAAAGTTGACAAAGCTTTCTGGTATGGTACCTACGAAATTATTTCCAGCTAGATCAAGCAGTTGGAGATTAGACAGTTCTGATAGCTGCCGGGGAATACTTCCATGGAACATGTTTGATCGCAGTCCAAGGATCCTCAACAAAGGATTGCTTTCCCCTATCCACGGAGGAACTGCGCCAGACATCTTATTATTCCCGAGATCCAAAATGACAAGGTTTTTGAAGTTCTTCAACACTGCTGGAAAGCAACCCGTGAAGTTGTTGTTCGACAGGTGCAGCgaccttagcgaagaactacagTGAGCCAAGGTTGGAACTTCCCCACCAAAAGCATTGCTCGACAAATCCAAGGATTCCAGTCCTACCAAGTTCCACAAGCAACCAGGGAGATCTCCAAATATTTGATTCTTTGATAGATCCAGGACTTGCAGCATTATTAGGTTACAATAGGCAgacaatgattctccaaagacgCTGTTGTTGTTGTCGGACACATTAATAATCGTCGACTGCCTGCTGTGGACATTAGGAGTGATACCAGTGAACTTGTTTCCAGACAAGGAGAGAACAAAAAGATTCACCAGATAGGAGATGGTCGCAGGAAGCTCACCCTCGAGACGGTTGTCACTGATGTCAAGTAAGCGCAACTTTGTTAAATTGCCGATGGTAGGTGGTATTGTTCCAGTAAGGTGATTCTTGGCCAAATCCAGCGATTCCAAGTTTACCATGTTTCCCATCTCCACCGGGATCGAGCCAGTAAAGTTGTTTCCAGAGAGGCTGAGAAGAAATAACGCCTCGGAGTTGCTGACCTGCGATGGGATGCTTCCAGCTAACAAGTTGTTTGTAACATTGAAGTACATAAGGTTTGTCAAGTTCGTAAACATCTCTGAGGGGATGGTACCGTTGATATTGTTGTCCCCTACACTGAAATAGACCATTGTTTGCACCCTGAGCTGCGATGGGATGCTTCCAACTAATAAGTTGTTTGCAACATCGAATGTCCGAAGGTTTGTCCAGTTTGTAAACATCTCTGAGGGGATGGCACCATTGATATTGTTGTCCCGTACACTGAAATGGATCATAGTTTGCACCCGTGCAAATGATGGTGGCAAGCTTCCAAATAAATGATTCCCTTTCAGTAACATGTACTCGAGACTAGTAAGGTTCCCCAGCTCAGGTGGAAGAGTAGAAACCAAATCAGCATCATTTATGTGGAGATACTGGAGGGAATGCAGCTGCCCGAGTGAGGCAGGGATTGACCCACCAAGTGGGTTGTTGTACAGCGAAAGTATTCTCAATCCTGTTATCATCCCAAGCTCCTTAGGGATTCCTCCTGTGAGATTATTTGAGTTGAGATATAGCCACTTTAGCTTTTGGAAACTTGAGAATGAGCGAGGTATCGAGCCAAAGAATCCATTAGCGGATAGATTCAGGCACCTCAACCTTGGGACCATCTCTGGCAGTGAATCTGGTAACGGCCCTGAGAAGGTGTTACCAGATAAATCGAGGGATCTCATCCCCACATTCGTGGAGTTGATAATGAATTGTGGGAAGGCACCACTGAGATTATTATTAGCTAGAGATAACAACTTCAAACTGGACATAGGTAAGAAGTTGGCATATTCTGGGTTGCTCAAGTGGTTATTTCCCAAATCTAACTTAACAATCTTTGGGAGGTGACTGAGTTGGTAGGGGATGGCACCAACAAGATTGTTATAGCTCAAGTCGAGAACGGCAAGTGTGAGAAACAGGGAGATGTTTGCTGGAATCATACCAACAAGGTTGTTGCTGTTGAGGTTGAGCACTGTGAGGTTTTGGAACGCTGCAGAGTAGAAGGCATGAAGCGTACCATGGAGCCCCTTGTTGGGAAGATGGAGCTCGGTAACATGTCCGGCAGCATCACAAGTGACGCAGAACCAAGAGCAGGTAGATGTTGCAATCGACCATGAGGATAGTGACTTGGTGCTGCCAATCAAAGTGGATTTCCATCGGAGAAGGGCTTCTGCTTCCGGGTTGATCGCCTTGGATGTGCATATCAGCAGGAAAACTAAGACGCATAAGAGTTTCTGCAGCACCATTGCGTACAGTTGGAGTGCTGGCAAAAAGCTGCAGGTTGATGTCGTTTATTGCCCTCAGACTCGGGGTCACCGTGTGAGAAAAATATGCGTACAAAGACTTCAAACTCGGGGTCACCGTGTGAGAAAAATATCAAATCCACCAGTGCTTTGAGGCCACACCCTTGGTATCCCAATCCCCAGACTCACAGTGAAGTGATTACTATTCTCTGGTAAGGTCATGGCCGGAGATATATGCGCTTGTGGTTGCCGTGAACACAGGGCCAAACCAACTGTCAAATCACCCAGTCATTCTCTAGGATTGAACCTCCAGAAACTGAATCCAAATCACACTTTTTTGAAGGTACCACGGTGCGATGAAAACAGAGGCAGAAATTCCGAATGATCAACTGCTGAATCAACAAATGTATGAAGCAATCTGAGGAGGTAACTAGGCACAAGTGCCCAGGAGTTCGTAAGGTGAGCAAAGATcgaaaaaatatataaaaagcGAGGACTCGTGATGATGTTGTGCTAAGAATTCAGAGAACAGGAACCGAACTCAGCTCTGTAGGAAATCGATCTCTCAGATCATAACAATAATAAGCCAGTTCTATAGAACCTAGACAGGACTGGATAACTAAATAATTCTAGCTTATTGATGAAAGAAAACAAAGAGGAGGCTCAGGAACTACATATTTATATCCATTGCAGAACACTACCATGTGGGAAACAGAGTGCCACACTGCAAGGTACGCGCCATCTTCAGCATAAGATTCTGCTGCATGGCAACGATGCAACAAAGGAAAACAAGCGACCATGTGTTGCTGAAAAACAACGCTCCAAAGCACAACCACAAACCTGGTTAGGCTCCATAGCCGAACAGCATCAAACTCAGTGATCTAGCAGAGGCAGAGAAGGAACTCTGCATATGTCTATAACAAGAGCCTCTTTTTCAGATATCAGTCCATCTGAAAGAATATAAGACTGTAAATTGAGGCCTTCAGCTGATGAATAAAATTCAGAAGAACCTGACACTGAAAAAATCTTCAACCTGAAAATGTCAGCTTTCACCTTGACACTAAAATAGGGCAATACTGAACACCAAATGCAGAATTTTGAGCTCTGTTCATTAAAAAAAAAGAGCTTTCAGCTCATAGGATTCGAATTCAAAGTCAGAATGTTTTGAACTTTGTAAATTGAGATTATAAACTTTCAACACAAATATACTGCGACAACCTGCACGGCTCAATACTTCAGATAGAAAAAAAATACTCAACAGCATATGAAACCTTAATCCGGCGCAAGAGGTCAGTGGTGATTTTGGGCTTTTAGAGTTAATCAGTAAAACACGACTTTGCGTGTCCATGTCCGATTCCGTACATGTGTATGTGTTCGTGTTGGTTTTAAAGAAATCACCAAGTAGTAGCAGTGGTAGTATATGTACCCTTGCACCCTTGTAAAGAGCCTTTGGCAATACGCCAGTTTGGAAGGGACCAAGACATCCAGCGTCGCTTCATCATCATCGCCGTCTTGCGGGCTGGGCAATAGGGACAGGAGCAAGCTAAGCCAAGGGAGAGGGAGAAGCCACCGCCACATATGTCTCGATCCCACCCCTTCGTCCTATCAAATATCCAAATTTCTCAAGTAGATGCGGCTTCCTTCACACTTTTTTTATTCTATTGGCTCGATTCATTTGATGATACTAGCATGCGTTTTGTGTGACGGATTTAGGAGTCTGAGGTAAGAGAGGCCCTAATTGTATCCCCATTTCCcgtaaaaataaataaataattgtATCTCCATTAAGTTATGAAGAGGCCTCAAAGACATAGCGATAGTATGGCTACTAAACTTTTCAACCACATTTCTTTCTGGCTGAGTATATTAataccaatcttcaagaacaaggggaTGTTCAAAGTTATACTAATTACCAtggaattaagctgatgagccatacaatgaagttatgagagagagtcattgagcacagcttaagaagaatgacaagcatgACAAAAAATCAGTTTGATATCATGACTGAGGggtcgaccatggaagccatttcCTTGATACGACAACTTATGAAGAGATACAACGAGTAAAAGAAGGTCCTTgatatggtgttcattgacttgaaGAAGACCTATGATAAGATACCGCAGAATGTCATGTGGTGAGCCTTGGAAAACCTCCAAAAGTCCGCAATGAGTGAATAAACAGTATAGCCCACAAGCATGGAACTGTGCGATGGTGGAAACATCTTACCTCGTTAGAGGCGACGGGTTCATGTTAAATAAGCAGGGGCGCACCTCCCTGATATAGCACATACATGAGTTGTTACAGAGATTTAGACTTGGAGAACAAGAGATCGTGAGAGTTGGAGAGAAATGACTGGTGATGGCCAAATGGGGCCAAAGATATGGTGTCGCTAGCCAAGTTTTGACCGTTCAAATTGATCATACTATCTTTTTAACTAGTAGTAGTTCATTTAACTACTGATGACAAGTGCTATTTAGGGAAGGAAACATCAATATTAACCCTGAAGTTCAGAGCTGCTACAAGTTCAGGACTGTTTTGTGCCTACATCATCTTGATGTACCAAGCTATGCTAAGAGGAGGTCTAGCTCTTACAAATAAGCCCCTTTATTAGCACACAAGATACAAACAAACTACTGGCGTTCACAGAGGAAAAAGAATCTGTCACCCCAGGAGCTACAAAACTTGTACAGAGCAGAGCTAA containing:
- the LOC125516000 gene encoding LRR receptor-like serine/threonine-protein kinase FLS2, encoding MVLQKLLCVLVFLLICTSKAINPEAEALLRWKSTLIGSTKSLSSWSIATSTCSWFCVTCDAAGHVTELHLPNKGLHGTLHAFYSAAFQNLTVLNLNSNNLVGMIPANISLFLTLAVLDLSYNNLVGAIPYQLSHLPKIVKLDLGNNHLSNPEYANFLPMSSLKLLSLANNNLSGAFPQFIINSTNVGMRSLDLSGNTFSGPLPDSLPEMVPRLRCLNLSANGFFGSIPRSFSSFQKLKWLYLNSNNLTGGIPKELGMITGLRILSLYNNPLGGSIPASLGQLHSLQYLHINDADLVSTLPPELGNLTSLEYMLLKGNHLFGSLPPSFARVQTMIHFSVRDNNINGAIPSEMFTNWTNLRTFDVANNLLVGSIPSQLRVQTMVYFSVGDNNINGTIPSEMFTNLTNLMYFNVTNNLLAGSIPSQVSNSEALFLLSLSGNNFTGSIPVEMGNMVNLESLDLAKNHLTGTIPPTIGNLTKLRLLDISDNRLEGELPATISYLVNLFVLSLSGNKFTGITPNVHSRQSTIINVSDNNNSVFGESLSAYCNLIMLQVLDLSKNQIFGDLPGCLWNLVGLESLDLSSNAFGGEVPTLAHCSSSLRSLHLSNNNFTGCFPAVLKNFKNLVILDLGNNKMSGAVPPWIGESNPLLRILGLRSNMFHGSIPRQLSELSNLQLLDLAGNNFVGTIPESFVNFSLMRQTSIKQPVIISSILYTTTNHEDFENGRMDITWKGREYTFQGRDAFVTGIDLSGNSLSGEIPSELTSLRGIQLLNMSRNYLSGGIPKDIGNLKWLESLDLSWNKLSGPIPPSISNLVFLCSLNLSNNLLSGEIPTGNQLQTLDDPSIYSNNLGLCGSLLNISCINSSSLTITSRQDLEAIWMYYSVIAGTVFGFWLWFATLFFCKVWRCAFLSCIDAMQQKVMKKMTHIWSTESCPSVE